The Dama dama isolate Ldn47 chromosome 3, ASM3311817v1, whole genome shotgun sequence genome has a segment encoding these proteins:
- the TAC3 gene encoding tachykinin-3 isoform X1 gives MRSTLLFAVILALSSARSLGAVCGESQEQVVPGGGLSKKDSNLYQLPPSLLRRLYDSRVVSLDGLLKMLSKASVGPKESPLPQKRDMHDFFVGLMGKRNLQADTPVDINQENIPSFGTFKYPRSVE, from the exons ATGCGGAGCACCCTGCTGTTTGCAGTCATCCTGGCCCTCAGCTCGGCTCGCAGTCTTGGTGCGGTCTGTGGGGAGTCACAGGAGCAGGTGGTGCCCGGTGGGGGTCTCAGCAAG AAGGACTCAAATCTCTACCAGCTGCCCCCATCATTGCTCCGGAGACTCTATGATAGCCGCGTGGTCTCCCTGGATGGATTGCTCAAGATGCTGAGCAAGGCCAGCGTAG GTCCGAAGGAGTCGCCACTTCCCCAGAAGC GTGACATGCATGACTTCTTTGTGGGTCTCATGGGCAAGAGGAACCTCCAGGCAG ACACTCCTGTTGATATAAACCAAGAAAACATCCCCAGCTTTGGCACCTTCAAGTACCCCCGCAGTGTGGAATGA
- the MYO1A gene encoding unconventional myosin-Ia isoform X1, with translation MTLLEGSVGVEDLVLLEPLEQESLIRNLQLRYEKKEIYTYIGNVLVSVNPYQPLPIYDLEFVAKYRDYSFYELKPHIYALASMAYQSLRDQDRDQCILITGESGAGKTEASKLVMSYVAAVCGKGEQVNSVKEQLLQSNPVLEAFGNAKTIRNNNSSRFGKYMDIEFDFKGSPLGGVITNYLLEKSRVVKQLEGERNFHIFYQLLMGADAELLKALKLERDPGGYAYLNPDTSRVDGMDDDANFKVLQSAMTVIGFSEEEIRQVLEVAALVLKLGNVELVNEFQANGVPASGIRDGRGVQEIGELVGLNSVELERALCSRTVETAREKVVTALTVTQAQYARDALAKNIYSRLFNWLVNRINESIKRGLATCAEGWSSDGSFPPLQVGTGEKRKVMGVLDIYGFEILEDNSFEQFVINYCNEKLQQVFIEMTLKEEQEEYKREGIPWVKVDYFDNGIICNLIEHNRQGILAMLDEECLRPGVVSDSTFLAKLNQLFSKHSHYESKVTQNAQHQYDHSMGLSCFRICHYAGKVTYNVNSFIDKNNDLLFRDLSQAMWKARHPLLRSLFPEGDPKQASLKRPPTAGAQFKSSVTTLMKNLYSKNPSYIRCIKPNEHQQRGHFSFELVSVQARYLGLLENVRVRRAGYAYRQAYGSFLERYRLLSRSTWPRWNGGDQEGVEKVLGELSMSSEELAFGKTKIFIKSPKTLFYLEEQRRLRLQQLATLIQKTYRGWRCRTHYQLMRKSQIVISSWFRGNMQKKRYGKMKASALLIQAFVRGWKARKNYRKYFRSGAALILSNFIYKSMVQRFLLGLKNDLPSPSILDKKWPSAPYKCFSTANHELQRLFHQWKCKKFRDQLSPKQVEVLREKLCASELFKGKKASYAQSVPTPFHGDYVGLQRNPKLQKLKGGAEGPILMAETVMKVNRGNGKTSSRIFLLTKGHVIITDTKNPQAKTAIPLSSLAGVSVTSFQDGLFSLHLSEISSVGAKGDFLLVSEHVIELLTKIYRATLDATQTRLPVTVTEEFAVKSKEGSLTVKVAQGPGGGGTGKLSCKKKGSRCLEVTVQ, from the exons ATGACCCTTCTGGAAGGTTCTGTGGGGGTGGAGGACCTTGTGCTCCTGGAACCCCTGGAGCAGGAGTCTCTGATCAGGAACCTCCAGCTGCGCTATGAAAAGAAGGAGATTTAT ACCTACATTGGGAACGTGTTGGTCTCGGTGAATCCCTACCAACCACTGCCCATCTACGACCTGGAGTTTGTCGCCAAATACCGGGACTATAGCTTCTATGAGCTGAAGCCGCATAT CTATGCACTGGCAAGCATGGCGTACCAGTCGCTGAGGGACCAGGACCGAGACCAGTGTATCCTCATCACGGGCGAGAGTGGCGCTGGGAAGACGG AGGCTAGTAAGCTAGTGATGTCTTACGTGGCGGCCGTCTGCGGGAAAGGGGAGCAGGTGAACTCAGTGAAGGAGCAACTGCTTCAGTCAAACCCCGTGCTGGAGG CTTTTGGCAACGCCAAGACCATTCGCAACAACAACTCCTCTCGATTT GGAAAATACATGGATATTGAGTTTGACTTCAAGGGATCCCCCCTCGGTGGCGTCATCACGAACT ATCTGCTTGAGAAATCCCGTGTGGTGAAGCAACTTGAAGGAGAAAGGAACTTCCACATCTTCTATCAGCTCCTGATGGGAGCAGACGCAGAGCTACTGA AGGCCCTGAAGCTTGAGCGGGACCCAGGTGGCTATGCCTACCTGAACCCGGACACGTCCAGGGTGGATGGCATGGATGACGATGCCAACTTCAAGGTTCTCCAG AGTGCGATGACTGTGATCGGCTTCTCCGAGGAGGAGATTCGGCAGGTGCTAGAGGTGGCGGCCCTGGTGCTGAAGCTGGGGAACGTGGAACTGGTCAACGAGTTCCAGGCCAATGGGGTACCAGCAAGTGGCATCCGTGATGGGAGAG gtgttcaagaaATTGGGGAATTGGTGGGTTTGAATTCAGTGGAACTAGAGAGAGCTTTGTGCTCAAGAACCGTGGAAACGGCCAGAGAAAAGGTGGTCACCGCACTGACCGTCACCCAG GCTCAGTACGCCCGGGACGCCCTGGCCAAGAACATCTACAGCCGACTTTTCAACTGGCTAGTGAATCGCATCAACGAGAGTATCAAG AGGGGCCTGGCCACGTGTGCAGAGGGCTGGTCCTCAGATGGATCTTTTCCTCCTCTCCAGGTGGGTACCGGGGAGAAGAGGAAGGTCATGGGGGTTCTGGACATCTATGGCTTTGAAATATTAGAG GATAATAGCTTTGAGCAATTTGTGATCAACTACTGCAACGAGAAGCTACAGCAGGTGTTCATAGAGATGACACTGAAAGAGGAGCAAGAGGAATATAAGAGAGAG GGCATACCGTGGGTGAAGGTGGACTACTTTGATAATGGCATTATCTGTAACCTCATTGAGCAT AATCGGCAAGGCATCCTGGCCATGCTGGATGAGGAGTGCCTGCGGCCTGGGGTGGTCAGTGACTCCACCTTCCTGGCGAAGCTGAACCAGCTCTTCTCCAAGCACAGCCACTATGAGAGCAAAGTCACCCAGAACGCCCAGCACCAGTATGACCACAGCATGGGCCTCAGCTGCTTCCGCATCTGCCACTATGCAGGCAAG GTGACCTATAACGTCAACAGCTTCATCGACAAGAACAACGACCTGCTCTTCCGAGACTTGTCCCAGGCCATGTGGAAGGCCCGGCACCCGCTCCTCCGGTCCTTGTTTCCTGAAGGGGATCCAAAACAGGCATCTCTCAAACGCCCCCCAACTGCTGGGGCCCAGTTCAAGAGTTCCGTGACCACTCTCATGAAGAACCTGTATTCCAAGAACCCCAGCTACATCAG GTGCATAAAGCCCAACGAGCATCAGCAGCGAGGTCACTTCTCTTTTGAGCTGGTAAGTGTCCAGGCTCGGTACCTGGGGCTGCTGGAGAACGTGCGGGTGCGACGGGCAGGCTACGCCTACCGCCAGGCCTACGGGTCCTTCCTGGAAAGGTACCGATTGCTGAGCCGGAGCACGTGGCCTCGCTGGAATGGTGGAGACCA GGAGGGGGTCGAGAAGGTCCTGGGGGAGCTGAGCATGTCCTCGGAGGAGCTGGCCTTTGGGAAGACAAAGATCTTCATCAAAAGCCCCAAGACT CTTTTCTACTTGGAAGAGCAGAGGCGCCTTCGGCTCCAGCAGTTAGCCACGCTCATACAGAAGACATACCGAGGCTGGCGCTGCCGCACCCACTACCAACTGATGCGCAAGAGTCAGATCGTCATATCCTCTTGGTTTCGGGGCAACATG CAAAAGAAACGCTACGGGAAGATGAAGGCATCAGCGTTGCTGATCCAGGCTTTTGTGAGAGGGTGGAAG GCCCGGAAGAATTATCGAAAGTACTTCCGCTCAGGGGCTGCCCTCATCTTGTCGAATTTCATCTACAAGAGCATG GTACAGAGATTCCTACTGGGGCTGAAGAACGACCTGCCTTCTCCCAGCATCTTGGACAAAAAGTGGCCGTCTGCCCCTTACAAGTGCTTCAGCACAGCCAACCATGAGCTCCAGAGGCTCTTCCACCAGTGGAAG TGCAAGAAATTCCGGGATCAGCTGTCCCCGAAGCAGGTAGAGGTCCTGAGGGAGAAGCTCTGTGCCAGCGAGCTGTTCAAGGGCAAAAAGGCTTCATACGCCCAGAG TGTCCCTACTCCGTTTCACGGTGACTACGTCGGGCTGCAAAGAAACCCCAAGCTGCAGAAGCTGAAGGGTGGGGCAGAAGGGCCTATTCTGATGGCTGAGACTGTGATGAAGGTCAATCGTGGCAACGGCAAG ACTTCCTCGCGAATCTTCCTCCTGACCAAGGGGCATGTGATCATCACAGACACCAAGAATCCCCAGGCCAAGACTGCCATCCCACTAAGCAGTTTGGCCGGGGTGTCGGTCACCAGCTTCCAGGATGGGCTTTTTAGCTTGCATCTGAGCGAG ATCTCCTCGGTGGGCGCCAAGGGGGACTTCCTGCTGGTCAGTGAGCACGTGATTGAGCTGCTGACCAAGATATACCGGGCTACGCTGGATGCCACGCAGACACGGCTTCCAGTCACCGTGACTGAGGA GTTCGCAGTAAAGTCCAAGGAGGGCAGCTTGACGGTCAAGGTCGCCCAGGGCCCTGGGGGTGGCGGGACCGGCAAGCTGAGCTGCAAGAAGAAGGGCAGTCGTTGCCTGGAGGTGACTGTACAGTGA
- the MYO1A gene encoding unconventional myosin-Ia isoform X2: MTLLEGSVGVEDLVLLEPLEQESLIRNLQLRYEKKEIYTYIGNVLVSVNPYQPLPIYDLEFVAKYRDYSFYELKPHIYALASMAYQSLRDQDRDQCILITGESGAGKTEASKLVMSYVAAVCGKGEQVNSVKEQLLQSNPVLEAFGNAKTIRNNNSSRFGKYMDIEFDFKGSPLGGVITNYLLEKSRVVKQLEGERNFHIFYQLLMGADAELLKALKLERDPGGYAYLNPDTSRVDGMDDDANFKVLQSAMTVIGFSEEEIRQVLEVAALVLKLGNVELVNEFQANGVPASGIRDGRGVQEIGELVGLNSVELERALCSRTVETAREKVVTALTVTQAQYARDALAKNIYSRLFNWLVNRINESIKVGTGEKRKVMGVLDIYGFEILEDNSFEQFVINYCNEKLQQVFIEMTLKEEQEEYKREGIPWVKVDYFDNGIICNLIEHNRQGILAMLDEECLRPGVVSDSTFLAKLNQLFSKHSHYESKVTQNAQHQYDHSMGLSCFRICHYAGKVTYNVNSFIDKNNDLLFRDLSQAMWKARHPLLRSLFPEGDPKQASLKRPPTAGAQFKSSVTTLMKNLYSKNPSYIRCIKPNEHQQRGHFSFELVSVQARYLGLLENVRVRRAGYAYRQAYGSFLERYRLLSRSTWPRWNGGDQEGVEKVLGELSMSSEELAFGKTKIFIKSPKTLFYLEEQRRLRLQQLATLIQKTYRGWRCRTHYQLMRKSQIVISSWFRGNMQKKRYGKMKASALLIQAFVRGWKARKNYRKYFRSGAALILSNFIYKSMVQRFLLGLKNDLPSPSILDKKWPSAPYKCFSTANHELQRLFHQWKCKKFRDQLSPKQVEVLREKLCASELFKGKKASYAQSVPTPFHGDYVGLQRNPKLQKLKGGAEGPILMAETVMKVNRGNGKTSSRIFLLTKGHVIITDTKNPQAKTAIPLSSLAGVSVTSFQDGLFSLHLSEISSVGAKGDFLLVSEHVIELLTKIYRATLDATQTRLPVTVTEEFAVKSKEGSLTVKVAQGPGGGGTGKLSCKKKGSRCLEVTVQ, translated from the exons ATGACCCTTCTGGAAGGTTCTGTGGGGGTGGAGGACCTTGTGCTCCTGGAACCCCTGGAGCAGGAGTCTCTGATCAGGAACCTCCAGCTGCGCTATGAAAAGAAGGAGATTTAT ACCTACATTGGGAACGTGTTGGTCTCGGTGAATCCCTACCAACCACTGCCCATCTACGACCTGGAGTTTGTCGCCAAATACCGGGACTATAGCTTCTATGAGCTGAAGCCGCATAT CTATGCACTGGCAAGCATGGCGTACCAGTCGCTGAGGGACCAGGACCGAGACCAGTGTATCCTCATCACGGGCGAGAGTGGCGCTGGGAAGACGG AGGCTAGTAAGCTAGTGATGTCTTACGTGGCGGCCGTCTGCGGGAAAGGGGAGCAGGTGAACTCAGTGAAGGAGCAACTGCTTCAGTCAAACCCCGTGCTGGAGG CTTTTGGCAACGCCAAGACCATTCGCAACAACAACTCCTCTCGATTT GGAAAATACATGGATATTGAGTTTGACTTCAAGGGATCCCCCCTCGGTGGCGTCATCACGAACT ATCTGCTTGAGAAATCCCGTGTGGTGAAGCAACTTGAAGGAGAAAGGAACTTCCACATCTTCTATCAGCTCCTGATGGGAGCAGACGCAGAGCTACTGA AGGCCCTGAAGCTTGAGCGGGACCCAGGTGGCTATGCCTACCTGAACCCGGACACGTCCAGGGTGGATGGCATGGATGACGATGCCAACTTCAAGGTTCTCCAG AGTGCGATGACTGTGATCGGCTTCTCCGAGGAGGAGATTCGGCAGGTGCTAGAGGTGGCGGCCCTGGTGCTGAAGCTGGGGAACGTGGAACTGGTCAACGAGTTCCAGGCCAATGGGGTACCAGCAAGTGGCATCCGTGATGGGAGAG gtgttcaagaaATTGGGGAATTGGTGGGTTTGAATTCAGTGGAACTAGAGAGAGCTTTGTGCTCAAGAACCGTGGAAACGGCCAGAGAAAAGGTGGTCACCGCACTGACCGTCACCCAG GCTCAGTACGCCCGGGACGCCCTGGCCAAGAACATCTACAGCCGACTTTTCAACTGGCTAGTGAATCGCATCAACGAGAGTATCAAG GTGGGTACCGGGGAGAAGAGGAAGGTCATGGGGGTTCTGGACATCTATGGCTTTGAAATATTAGAG GATAATAGCTTTGAGCAATTTGTGATCAACTACTGCAACGAGAAGCTACAGCAGGTGTTCATAGAGATGACACTGAAAGAGGAGCAAGAGGAATATAAGAGAGAG GGCATACCGTGGGTGAAGGTGGACTACTTTGATAATGGCATTATCTGTAACCTCATTGAGCAT AATCGGCAAGGCATCCTGGCCATGCTGGATGAGGAGTGCCTGCGGCCTGGGGTGGTCAGTGACTCCACCTTCCTGGCGAAGCTGAACCAGCTCTTCTCCAAGCACAGCCACTATGAGAGCAAAGTCACCCAGAACGCCCAGCACCAGTATGACCACAGCATGGGCCTCAGCTGCTTCCGCATCTGCCACTATGCAGGCAAG GTGACCTATAACGTCAACAGCTTCATCGACAAGAACAACGACCTGCTCTTCCGAGACTTGTCCCAGGCCATGTGGAAGGCCCGGCACCCGCTCCTCCGGTCCTTGTTTCCTGAAGGGGATCCAAAACAGGCATCTCTCAAACGCCCCCCAACTGCTGGGGCCCAGTTCAAGAGTTCCGTGACCACTCTCATGAAGAACCTGTATTCCAAGAACCCCAGCTACATCAG GTGCATAAAGCCCAACGAGCATCAGCAGCGAGGTCACTTCTCTTTTGAGCTGGTAAGTGTCCAGGCTCGGTACCTGGGGCTGCTGGAGAACGTGCGGGTGCGACGGGCAGGCTACGCCTACCGCCAGGCCTACGGGTCCTTCCTGGAAAGGTACCGATTGCTGAGCCGGAGCACGTGGCCTCGCTGGAATGGTGGAGACCA GGAGGGGGTCGAGAAGGTCCTGGGGGAGCTGAGCATGTCCTCGGAGGAGCTGGCCTTTGGGAAGACAAAGATCTTCATCAAAAGCCCCAAGACT CTTTTCTACTTGGAAGAGCAGAGGCGCCTTCGGCTCCAGCAGTTAGCCACGCTCATACAGAAGACATACCGAGGCTGGCGCTGCCGCACCCACTACCAACTGATGCGCAAGAGTCAGATCGTCATATCCTCTTGGTTTCGGGGCAACATG CAAAAGAAACGCTACGGGAAGATGAAGGCATCAGCGTTGCTGATCCAGGCTTTTGTGAGAGGGTGGAAG GCCCGGAAGAATTATCGAAAGTACTTCCGCTCAGGGGCTGCCCTCATCTTGTCGAATTTCATCTACAAGAGCATG GTACAGAGATTCCTACTGGGGCTGAAGAACGACCTGCCTTCTCCCAGCATCTTGGACAAAAAGTGGCCGTCTGCCCCTTACAAGTGCTTCAGCACAGCCAACCATGAGCTCCAGAGGCTCTTCCACCAGTGGAAG TGCAAGAAATTCCGGGATCAGCTGTCCCCGAAGCAGGTAGAGGTCCTGAGGGAGAAGCTCTGTGCCAGCGAGCTGTTCAAGGGCAAAAAGGCTTCATACGCCCAGAG TGTCCCTACTCCGTTTCACGGTGACTACGTCGGGCTGCAAAGAAACCCCAAGCTGCAGAAGCTGAAGGGTGGGGCAGAAGGGCCTATTCTGATGGCTGAGACTGTGATGAAGGTCAATCGTGGCAACGGCAAG ACTTCCTCGCGAATCTTCCTCCTGACCAAGGGGCATGTGATCATCACAGACACCAAGAATCCCCAGGCCAAGACTGCCATCCCACTAAGCAGTTTGGCCGGGGTGTCGGTCACCAGCTTCCAGGATGGGCTTTTTAGCTTGCATCTGAGCGAG ATCTCCTCGGTGGGCGCCAAGGGGGACTTCCTGCTGGTCAGTGAGCACGTGATTGAGCTGCTGACCAAGATATACCGGGCTACGCTGGATGCCACGCAGACACGGCTTCCAGTCACCGTGACTGAGGA GTTCGCAGTAAAGTCCAAGGAGGGCAGCTTGACGGTCAAGGTCGCCCAGGGCCCTGGGGGTGGCGGGACCGGCAAGCTGAGCTGCAAGAAGAAGGGCAGTCGTTGCCTGGAGGTGACTGTACAGTGA
- the TAC3 gene encoding tachykinin-3 isoform X2, which translates to MRSTLLFAVILALSSARSLGAVCGESQEQVVPGGGLSKDSNLYQLPPSLLRRLYDSRVVSLDGLLKMLSKASVGPKESPLPQKRDMHDFFVGLMGKRNLQADTPVDINQENIPSFGTFKYPRSVE; encoded by the exons ATGCGGAGCACCCTGCTGTTTGCAGTCATCCTGGCCCTCAGCTCGGCTCGCAGTCTTGGTGCGGTCTGTGGGGAGTCACAGGAGCAGGTGGTGCCCGGTGGGGGTCTCAGCAAG GACTCAAATCTCTACCAGCTGCCCCCATCATTGCTCCGGAGACTCTATGATAGCCGCGTGGTCTCCCTGGATGGATTGCTCAAGATGCTGAGCAAGGCCAGCGTAG GTCCGAAGGAGTCGCCACTTCCCCAGAAGC GTGACATGCATGACTTCTTTGTGGGTCTCATGGGCAAGAGGAACCTCCAGGCAG ACACTCCTGTTGATATAAACCAAGAAAACATCCCCAGCTTTGGCACCTTCAAGTACCCCCGCAGTGTGGAATGA